In Acidobacteriota bacterium, a single genomic region encodes these proteins:
- a CDS encoding SDR family NAD(P)-dependent oxidoreductase, with amino-acid sequence MDGRFSGQVVLLAGGTGALGQAVSLAFLAELAKVVVTYRHADEFAALQKAAAAHASRLEGFRVDVTDETATRQCVEQISAQHGRLDVLVNAVGAYAGGTALWQTDAKVFDTMLALNLRSGFVLARAAVPVMLKQGSGAVVNIASRSALDHAAGAFAYAASKAAAVAMIDSLAADLKGTGVRANVRANSVLPSVIDTPANRKFMPGADFSKWPKPEAIARVILFLCSEDAKLINGASVPVYGDV; translated from the coding sequence ATGGATGGAAGATTCTCAGGTCAGGTCGTTTTGCTTGCGGGCGGTACGGGAGCGCTCGGCCAGGCCGTCAGCCTGGCGTTTCTGGCAGAGCTTGCCAAAGTTGTGGTGACGTACCGTCACGCGGATGAATTCGCCGCCTTGCAGAAGGCCGCGGCCGCTCATGCTTCACGACTGGAAGGTTTTCGAGTCGACGTCACCGACGAGACCGCCACACGTCAATGCGTCGAGCAGATATCCGCGCAGCACGGCCGCCTCGACGTGCTGGTCAACGCGGTGGGCGCCTATGCCGGCGGCACCGCGCTCTGGCAGACGGACGCAAAAGTCTTTGACACCATGCTGGCGCTGAATCTGCGCTCCGGCTTTGTGTTGGCGCGCGCCGCCGTGCCGGTGATGTTGAAGCAAGGCAGCGGCGCGGTCGTGAACATCGCGTCCCGCTCGGCACTCGATCATGCGGCGGGAGCGTTTGCCTACGCCGCATCCAAGGCCGCTGCTGTCGCCATGATCGATTCGCTGGCAGCGGATCTCAAAGGCACCGGGGTACGCGCTAATGTACGCGCTAATTCCGTCCTCCCGAGCGTGATCGATACCCCCGCCAACCGCAAGTTCATGCCGGGCGCTGACTTCAGCAAGTGGCCCAAGCCGGAAGCGATAGCGCGCGTGATCCTCTTCTTGTGCAGTGAGGACGCAAAGCTCATCAACGGAGCTTCCGTGCCGGTATATGGGGACGTCTGA